The following are encoded together in the Phaseolus vulgaris cultivar G19833 chromosome 9, P. vulgaris v2.0, whole genome shotgun sequence genome:
- the LOC137822498 gene encoding uncharacterized protein — translation MVGVTCVFRTNSIRDLCKLYKSIIKRWFRGSKKPRGHNPKKQNPVEDGKVTNGIGCFRFKGDDLRSNEGDHPMSSPRGCFLCRHRSSDSSCFPCMNSASRNASRKTNQTSTKNCDFMSSPSPSVSLNRSGSLRMPPYLNSRNASTRSNNPIMYSNSSGMQKPPPIEKKLECTLEDLCYGCKKNIMITRDVLTDTGGIFQEEELLTINVQPGWKKGTEIKFEGKGNERPGAYREDIIFIISEKRHELFRRDGDDLELSVKIPLVQALSGCTILIPLLGGGHMNLKLDNIIHPGHEKIVPDQGMPISREQGKRGNLSITFQVQFPTHLTSSQRSEVVRILQDS, via the exons ATGGTGGGTGTTACCTGCGTCTTTCGCACCAACTCTATTCGTGACCTTTGCAAATTATACAAATCAATTATCAAAAGATGGTTTCGTGGTAGCAAGAAACCACGAGGCCACAACCCAAAAAAACAG AATCCTGTTGAAGATGGCAAAGTCACGAATGGAATTGGGTGCTTCAGATTCAAGGGCGATGATTTGAGGAGCAATGAGGGTGATCATCCAATGAGTAGTCCAAGAGGATGTTTTTTGTGTAGGCATAGAAGCTCAGATAGTTCCTGCTTTCCTTGCATGAATTCTGCGTCTCGAAATGCAAGCAGAAAGACTAACCAGACATCGACCAAGAACTGTGATTTTATGTCTTCACCTTCTCCTTCTGTTTCATTGAACAGAAGCGGCAGTTTAAGAATGCCTCCTTATCTGAACTCAAGGAATGCCAGCACCAGGAGCAACAATCCAATCATGTATTCCAATTCATCTGGGATGCAAAAACCCCCACCAATTGAGAAAAAACTGGAATGCACTCTGGAAGACTTGTGCTATGGTTGCAAGAAAAACATCATGATCACCAGGGATGTCCTCACAGATACAGG GGGAATATTTCAAGAGGAAGAATTGCTAACGATAAATGTGCAACCTGGTTGGAAGAAAGGAACAGAGATTAAATTTGAAGGAAAAGGGAATGAGAGACCAGGGGCATACAGAGAagatataatatttatcatcTCCGAGAAGAGACACGAGTTATTTAGAAGAGACGGTGATGATTTGGAATTGAGTGTAAAAATTCCCTTAGTACAAGCACTTTCTGGGTGTACAATATTAATTCCACTGTTGGGTGGAGGGCACATGAATCTGAAACTTGACAACATCATACACCCTGGCCATGAAAAGATCGTCCCTGATCAAGGCATGCCAATCTCCAGAGAACAAGGAAAGAGAGGAAACTTGAGTATTACATTTCAAGTTCAGTTTCCAACACATCTCACAAGTAGTCAAAGATCAGAGGTTGTTCGTATTTTACAGGATTCTTGA